AGCCGCTGACGTTTACGCGCGAGATTGTCGAAAAGTACGGCCTGAAAGAAGGCACTGTAATCACCGTCCCGCAGCTTGAGCAGCTCAAGAGCGAGGCAGAGTGGTCGGCCTGTGATTGTGAGGTGGCCCGGTTGCTGGCGTTGCGCGAGCACTCGGTCGGTGAGATCAAGGTCAAGCTCACCCGCAAGCGGTTTGACCGAGAGCTTATCGAGCGCATCGTTGAAAGGTACCGGCGGAAGGGGCTGCTGGATGATGCGCACTTTGCATGGACGGTCGCGCGGAGCGTCCTGGAACGGCGCCCCGCCGGGCGTTCGTACCTGGTCGCTTACCTGCGGCGCAAGCGGATTGAGCGCGTTCTGGCGGAACGGACGGTTGACATGATGCTGGCGGGACGGGACGATGCAGACCTGGCGGCCGAGGCGCTGAGAAGGCGGTGGTCCCACTTCAGCCAGTTTGACCTTGAAACGGCCCGTCGGAAGGCGTATAATTATCTCTCCCGTCGGGGCATAGGCTACGAGGCCTCCAAGGCGGCGTTTGAATTACTGTGCAAGGCGCAAGAAGAAGGTAGTGACGATTAGAACCGCAGACGTCAGACAGTCGTTTATCGAATACTTCCGGACAAGAGATCACAAACTGGTAGAGTCCTCGCCGGTGGTTCCGTTCGATGATCCCACCATCCTGTTTGCCAACGCCGGCATGAACCAGTTCAAGGACGTGTTTACCGGAAGGCAGAAGGCTCGGTTCAAGCGGGCCGTCTCCGTGCAGAAGTGCATTCGTGCCGGGGGCAAACACAACGACCTGGACAACGTCGGTTTCACCGCCAGGCACCACACCTTCTTTGAAATGCTCGGCAATTTCTCTTTCGGCGACTACTTCAAGGAAGATGCCATAGCCTACGCCTGGGAGTGGGTGACCAGGGACCTCGGCTTGCCCAAAGACAGGCTTTACGCGACCGTATACGAGGAGGATGACGAGGCCTTTGCGTTGTGGGAACGGATCGCCCCAGAGTTGAAAAGCGGCCGCGTAATGCGCTTCGGCAAGAAGGACAACTACTGGTCGATGGGCGACGTCGGTCCGTGCGGACCGTGCTCCGAAGTTCACTTTGATCGCGGTGAGCGCTTCGGCACGGGACCCAACGATGTCATCAACGGCGAAACCGAGCGCTTCGTGGAACTCTGGAACCTGGTCTTCATGCAGTACGACCAGGCGCCCGACGGAACTCTGGTTGACCTGCCCAGGCCGTCGGTCGACACCGGGGCCGGGCTGGAACGGATTGCCGCCGTCGTCCAGGACGCGGACAGCAACTACGGCATTGACATTTTCCGGCACCTGATCGAAGCCATATCCGATATCACCGGCTCGGCCTACGCCGAGCACGTGGCCTCGCACCACGTCATCGCCGACCACATCCGTGCCCTGGCCTTCTCCATAGCCGACGGGGCCGGCATTTCAAACGAAGGGCGCGGCTACGTCCTGCGCCGCATCCTCCGCCGAGCCGCCCGGCACGGCCGCAATCTCGGCGCCCATGAACCGTTCATTTACCGGCTCGTGCCGGTGCTGGTCGACGAGATGGGCGAGGCCTATCCCGAGCTGCGGCAGAAACAGGATCACCTGATGAACGTGATCAGGACCGAGGAGGAATCATTCAACCGTACGCTCGAGACGGGCCTTGATCTGTTTGGCGGGATTGCGAAGAAAGTCACGGCCGGCGGCGGGACCGTGGTTGACGGGCGTGACGTCTTCCGCCTGTACGACACCTACGGTTTTCCGTACGACCTGACGGAAATACTCGCGGCCGAGCAGGGACTGACGCTCGATCAGGCACGTTTTGACGACGCCATGCGGGAGCAGCAGGAACGATCCCGCGCCCTGGGCAGGTTTGAGTCGCAGTCGTACGTGATTCTGGACCGCCTCGAGAAAGAAAAGCTCGACATCAAGGCCACCGCTTTCGTGCGAGGTTCGCTGTCCAGTCCCGCCGTTGTGAGGAAAGTCTACCGATCGGTCGGGGAGGCAGCCGACAGCACAGAGGTCCCTCACGTTTTTCTGATTCTCGACAGAACGCCGTTTTATGCCGAGGCCGGCGGTCAGATCAGTGATGCGGGCATCATTCGCGCCGACGGCGCCGAGCTTACGGTGGAATCAATCATCCTCTACCGGGATCTGTACGTCCACGAGGGGGTGGTGACGCACGGTTCCCCCGAGGACTTTCGAGAGGGCGCAGAAGTAACGGCCGAGGTGGACCTGGAACGCCGGTGGGATATCCAGCGGAACCACACGGCCACGCACCTGGCGCACGCCGCGCTGCGAAAGGTTCTCGGCGATCACGTC
The genomic region above belongs to Acidobacteriota bacterium and contains:
- a CDS encoding regulatory protein RecX; the encoded protein is MKTQIRIDKIRVTVGKYRIKISTLDEPLTFTREIVEKYGLKEGTVITVPQLEQLKSEAEWSACDCEVARLLALREHSVGEIKVKLTRKRFDRELIERIVERYRRKGLLDDAHFAWTVARSVLERRPAGRSYLVAYLRRKRIERVLAERTVDMMLAGRDDADLAAEALRRRWSHFSQFDLETARRKAYNYLSRRGIGYEASKAAFELLCKAQEEGSDD
- the alaS gene encoding alanine--tRNA ligase; this translates as MTIRTADVRQSFIEYFRTRDHKLVESSPVVPFDDPTILFANAGMNQFKDVFTGRQKARFKRAVSVQKCIRAGGKHNDLDNVGFTARHHTFFEMLGNFSFGDYFKEDAIAYAWEWVTRDLGLPKDRLYATVYEEDDEAFALWERIAPELKSGRVMRFGKKDNYWSMGDVGPCGPCSEVHFDRGERFGTGPNDVINGETERFVELWNLVFMQYDQAPDGTLVDLPRPSVDTGAGLERIAAVVQDADSNYGIDIFRHLIEAISDITGSAYAEHVASHHVIADHIRALAFSIADGAGISNEGRGYVLRRILRRAARHGRNLGAHEPFIYRLVPVLVDEMGEAYPELRQKQDHLMNVIRTEEESFNRTLETGLDLFGGIAKKVTAGGGTVVDGRDVFRLYDTYGFPYDLTEILAAEQGLTLDQARFDDAMREQQERSRALGRFESQSYVILDRLEKEKLDIKATAFVRGSLSSPAVVRKVYRSVGEAADSTEVPHVFLILDRTPFYAEAGGQISDAGIIRADGAELTVESIILYRDLYVHEGVVTHGSPEDFREGAEVTAEVDLERRWDIQRNHTATHLAHAALRKVLGDHVRQSGSYVGPDRLRFDFSHHQPLTAAETAEVERIVNDTILRGHDVCTEEMDVESARKSGAMALFGEKYGERVRVVQVPGFSRELCGGTHVQNVSQIGPFFVAQETGVASGVRRLEAITGRQAQVYMLEAKRFRSEVGLLVGRPESEALMGVEQLKETNAALQKELKKTKAAMFSGEGNSVGRQTMIGAVQFVTHDFGATDRDTMGAWIDRQKADHRPVVAVGLGEIEGKLTVIAAASGAAVKDHKLHVGNLAGKVLPAFGGRGGGKPSFAQGGVAPETTPDELFKAVEAYLTDATGGTSG